The nucleotide sequence GGCTTTTTATCGGCAGAACTTACCCAATCTCATGAACCTCATTGCTACAGTTTTTGTGTTTGCTGTTGTTATATATTTCCAAGTAAGTATAACCTTTTCACCAAAGTAAGTGGGatgtagatttttattttgctcttaaAGAGAATGCCATCTGACATGCTGTTGTTTAACAAGTCAGGGTTTAAGATCAAGGGAAATCAAATTTTGCAATTAGAGTCTCCAGACTCTGATTTTAAGGTGTGAAATATTGGAGTCtctgtactttttttgttttttgtttcgaCCCATCAGCAGGAAGCAGACTCTCGACAGTTTAAAAGGCAGAACGTCTTTGTTagcattgtcttttcttttctttttttttcctgagacagagttttgctcttgttgcccaggctggagtgcagtggcgcgatctcagctcactctaacctccTCTTCccgagttcaggtgattctcctgcctcagcttcctgagtagctgagattacaggcacgtgccaccacgcccggctaattttttttttttttttttttttttgagatggagtcttgctctgttgcctaggctggagtgcaatggcgcaatctcggctcactgcaacctccgcctcctgggttcaagcgattctgctgcctcagcctcctgagtagctgagactacaggtgcatatcaccatacccggctaatttttttgtattttagtagagatgggatttcaccacgttggccaggatggtctcgatctcctgacctcgtgatccgcccgcctcagcctcccaaagtgttgggattacaggcgtgagcccctgcgcccggccgGCATTGTCTTTTCATCCCCCGCACTGTTCTTTGTTTTCCCTCTCTGGTCCCTGTTCTTTTCTTAATGTGTCTGGCTCCCCCACTTACTCTCCGTTTCTTTTTTAGGGATTTCGCGTTGATCTGCCCATTAAGTCGGCCCGCTACCGAGGACAGTACAGCAGCTACCCCATCAAACTCTTCTACACCTCCAACATCCCCATCATCCTCCAGTCGGCCCTGGTGTCCAACCTGTATGTGATTTCCCAGATGCTGTCTGTTCGATTTAGTGGCaactttttagtaaatttactaGGACAGTGGGCCGTGagtattatgtttatttatattatttatagtttattataatttgcatttcatggttgtatttttaatggaatgAGGTCGACATTGGAGCATTTGCTGTATTTTCAGATTCACTTACCTATATAGCAGAGTTTAGTACTTATCTGGAAGAACTGGTTAAGTGTTGCAGAAGTAAGATTGCCCAAgcgctttttattattttgctctCTAGGAAGCACTTTCACATCTCATTTGAATGACCTTTTAAGCTAAAATTGTGGTTGATTTCATAAAAGTAATTTCCTATTTTGTCATCTTATTCCAGTATTGTCTACAATAATGCTTTCTAAAAAATGCTatttgctggctgggtgcggtggctcactcctgtaatcccaggactttgggaggctgaggtgggtggatcacctgaggtcaggagttcgagaccagcctggccacatggtgaaaccccgtctccactaaaaatacaaaaattagccaggcgtggtggcaggtgcctgtagtcccaaccattcaggaggtcaagacaggagaattgctggaacccaggagatggaggttgccgtgagctgagatcacgccactgcactccagcctgggcgacagaacgagactccgtctccaaaaaataaaaacaaaaaatgctattTGCTGCTGCTAACATATGAGATACTGGACTCATCCTAACCTTTCCTATCTCCCACCCCGCCTCCAGGCCTCCTCCATTTTTCATGGTCTGAATGGCAATAAACCAGCTTGTGATGAGCTGGGCTAGAGATAGGCATGCTATTAACTAGATGGTAGAGACAGCGGTGCTGCTAGTAATATAATCCTGTACATTCTCATATACATCCCcctgtcataatttttttttcttttttttttttgagacggagtctcgctctgtcgcccaggctggagtgcaatggtacgatctcggctcactgcaagctccgcctcccgggttcatgccattctcctgcctcagcctcccaagtagctgggactacaggcgcccaccaccacgcccagataattttttgtatttttagtagagacggggtttaactgtgttagccaggatggtctcgatctcctgaccttgtgatctgcccgactcagcctcccaaattgctgggattacaggcgtgacccaccacactCGGCCCATAATTTTTTCTAAAGCCATCTAGCCACGCTGTTATTGAAGCGTGAGTTACTGTGGGACTGAATTTTCATTGGTTTAAATTCTGTCACCTAACAAAGGGGTATTTTCCCTCTTAAAATTATAGAttttagccaggcgtgttggctctcatctgtaatcccagcactttgggagaacaaggagagaggatagcttgaaggccaggagttggagacctgtctgggcaacatagcgagacaccatctctacaaaaaaatttaaaaactagccgggcacaGTGTTACgtgcctgtagtgctagctacttgggaggctgagttgggaggattgcttgagcccaggagtttgaagctacagtgagctgtgatcataccactgcatgccagcctggttgacagagtgagaccgtgtctcaaaaataatagaattttaaaagactaatGTCCTTTATTCTTTGCCACAGTAGGTAATTCTAGAATTTGCACCCCACCAAAGAATAGTATTTTTCTGTACAGTTATTCTTGAAATATGGTGTTTATTCTGTGCATTTGTCTTAATATGCTTTTGTTTTGCATTGTAAGTTATAAAGACTCATACCTTTCTGCTTTTActgaatgtcatttaaaaaaaagtttttttttaagataataagACAGTAACTCATATATTAGTTGAAGGGAATAGGATTCCCTTTATTCATAATACTTCTTTCCCATTCATTTAAGAGAAATGTGATGATCTCTGTTGTATTCTGGCTAATATTATATCGAGGACAGGAAAGTCAAGAGACAGGAATAAGAAGAATGCTGTTTCTGCCCTCCTTAGAATAGTCCAGCAGCAGCTATTACTCTGATCAGAATGTCATAGTGATAGTGCTTTGAGTAGTTGGTCCTGTACAAATTGTGTTATGATTTTGAGTAAGATTCTTCCGAATGAGAGAATGATTGGAAGATAGTGCTTTTGATCTGGGATTAATGATTCTAGGAGCACAGTAAAGAAATCACTGGGCAGTCATCAATTCAAGAACCAGATACTGTAATGATCGCAACTAAAAATTGGTTTCTCACCCCCTATCTGTATACCCCAAAACTTTATTTAATATGAGCAAATAATGCTGTTCCTATTTCTGTAAGACTTAAGTATATAGATAAAAAtccaattattataaatatttattaaaagattgCTCCTTATAACAGAAACCACATAAAGTCTAGGCAGCAAGTTAAAGTCTTATGTCAGTATTTTAGTTGATtgcattaatattttcatatggaAGGATCATTCATAGGGATCTTAATGTACTGACTGGATACTCTCATAGCTCagaaaatttcagattttaagTATAATCAGAGGTTGATTGTAAATGTAATCATATTCCTATTTTCAGTAATGGAAGATTTTGTaatatattacaatttttaataaTGACTCAATATTTTCACAGTGTCTTGCATGTAATAGGTGTTCATCGTATAACTTTGAAGGAGTGAAGGTAGTAGACACAAAGGTACATTCTGAAACTACATAGAATGACTAGCTGTAGATGCCTTGAACTTAAAACACTGTCATTTCTGAGAAGTTTGAAGTGTCATGCAAATGTATTCCTAATTAGGTTGACCACTTGTTCTTTGTACTCCTGTTCTGTAGGATGTCAGTGGGGGAGGACCCGCACGTTCTTACCCAGTTGGAGGCCTTTGTTACTATCTTTCTCCTCCCGAGTCCATGGGCGCCATCTTTGAGGATCCTGTCCATGTCGTTGTTTATATCATCTTCATGTTGGGGTCATGTGCATTCTTCTCTAAGACATGGATTGAAGTGTCTGGTTCCTCAGCCAAAGATGTAagtgtttggtttattttaaaataaaactcttggcaatgcatggtggcgcacatctgtaatcgtagcactttgggaggctgaggccgctGGATCGCTTCAcctcaggagttttgagaccagcctgggcaacatagcgagaccccgtcatgactaaaaaaatacaaacaaaaattagccgggcatggtggtgcgtgcctgtggtcccagctacttgggaagttgagacgGAGCATTaacgcttgagtctgggaggtggaggttgcagtgagccaagattgcaccactgcactccagcctgggtgacagagcgagatcctgtctcaaaaaaataaaaaaggccaggcgcagtggttcacgcctgtaatcccagcacttcgggaggccgaggtgggcagatcacaagggtaggagatcgagactatcctggtcaacatggtaaaaccccttctctactaaaaatacaaaaattagctggacgtggcagcgcatgcctgtaatcccagccactcaggaggctgaggcaggagaatcgcttgaacctgggagtcggaggttgcagtgagctgagatcgtgccactgaactccagcctggcgacagagctagactccgtctccaaaataaataaataaatagataaataaaaaattttttaaaaagtaaaataaaactttgtttttggAAAATTCATATTTAATTGTCAAAACAGTAGTGGATACACTCCTTTATAACTTAAactttaatttatacatttttaatgagtCAGTGTCACCCCAACAGGCTAAAAATTGGTTCCCAAAAGGTAAAAAATTCTTAGATATTACAGTGGTTTGCAACCCTCCTGCAAAACAAAATCTTGTTTGGTAATTGAAGAAGGGTTGAGAAGCACCGGTTTCATATGGGTAGCATGGAGCGGAGGAGCACTGAAGCTTTGGTTTCCTCAGGCTTAATGCGAATGATATGACAATGCAACTTTCAGGTTATTGTATGTTACTTGTTAGTGTGTGGCGAGCACTTCGCATAGAACGTGGTAGATGTAAGCAGTGAAATGTTCCAGTTGGATTTTGAAAGTCGTTTTTCTCTCGGCAGGTAGCTAAACAGCTGAAAGAACAGCAGATGGTAATGAGGGGCCACCGAGATACCTCTATGGTTCATGAACTTAATAGGTAAGGCTGCTAGACTGACGCCTTTATAGGCCTGTGTTTGTGTTTCAGTCTTTCAGTGATGGctaaatgttttcctttgttcAAGTTCATATTGAAAACCCTTCTATTCACACAGATGAATCAAAATTTCACACAAAACTTGTTTTCCATGTCAAAACCAACACCTGAATTTTTCATTGAAATTGTGAGCACTGCTCTGCTCATCCCAGTGATAAAATCTTGCAGATCAGTGCTGTTCTCAGCATTGGCTGGCTGCACATACAATCACCAGAGAGCTTTTAAAAAGGATTTCCCAGGAACTGTGGCTTATTTGGTCTGGGGTGAGTTCCAGGTAtcagggttttattttttggtaacagctttattgagataaaattcagaTACCATGTAATTCACTCACTTGAAGTATATTGTtcagtgttttttagtatattcagactTGTACAGTCATAAGTTTAAACACATTTTCACCACCCAGAAAGAAACCCTGTGCCTACTAGCCCACCTTCCCAACCACCAGCCCCAGACAGCCACTTTTAACtttgtctctacagatttgcctattctgtacatttcatataaatggaatcatataaggTATGTTATTTTGtaagtggcttctttcacttggcatcaTGTTTTCACAGTTCATATGCTTAATTCTTTTCATGAATAATATTCAGTTGTAGGGCTTTACCACACTTTATCAGTTGATAGaaatctgggttgtttccactttttatgaataatgctgttgtgAACGTATTTGTACAAATTTTGTGCTGCTCAGCTGTCTTCCAGGTTGGCTGCTGTAGcccacattcccaccagcagtgtatgaggttCCACTGCTGCCTGTCCTCGCCAGCACTAGCTCTGGCTTTTTAATTTCAGCCATCCTGCTGGATGTGAAGtggggcacaatcacagctcaccgcagcctcttgggctcaagcgatcctccccgcctcaacctccagagtagcttgggaccacaggtgtgtgccaccacggccagctggcttttttttttttttttttttaatctgagatgGGGCCtcgctttgtcgcctaggctggagtgcagtggcaccgtcttggctcactgtaacctcgacctcctgggttcaagcgattctcctgtctcagcctccctagtagcagggattacaggcacgcaccaccatgcctggctaatttttgtatttttagtagagatgggtttccccatgttggccaggctcgtcttgaacttctgacctaatcatccacccaccttggcctcccaaagtgttgggattacaggcatgagccaccatgcctggtgggaTCCAGATTCCTTCTTTTGCTTGGGGgcatccagttgtcccagcatgATTTGTTGAAAAGGCACTAGTATTTTTccttaaactttttatttatttagaacacAGACTGCAGAGTAGTATGATGGATCTCCAGCTCCAGTTGTCACCATCCTGCTGTTCTTGTTTCACCTATCACTGCCTCTAATCTTTTTTGAGTATTTTAAATCCCATTTTTAagttttccaggtgattctaatgtgcagccaaggttgaatTACTGAAATGGATCCTCAAAATCTTATGACATAAATTTGTTCATACTTACTCTTCATTCCACAAGAGGGAACGAAAGGttactcatttaaaaatcttaaacattttaatatttaaatctgTCCAGGAATCTCATGTCCTGTAAGATTATATATTGTCTTTCTTGGCTGTTGACTGGTTCCTGGAAATTAGGGTCAGAGTCTTTGCCTGGATCAGAGCTCCCGTTCCCATGCCGTGTCCTGCACACCCCTCCACACTGCAGCCTGTTCCCTCTGGAGTTCAGGGAGGCTTTAGACCCAGCTATGGCTGCTGCGCCTCAACCTGTCTTCGTCTCTAGCTGCCGTGCTGTTCCTGGTCTCTGCTGCCGCCTAACTTGGGGTTCTGTCTCCTAGGTACATCCCCACCGCAGCTGCGTTTGGCGGTTTGTGCATTGGCGCCCTGTCGGTGCTGGCTGACTTCCTGGGGGCCATTGGATCTGGCACTGGAATTCTGCTAGCAGTCACTATTATTTAccagtattttgaaatatttgttaaagaacAGGCCGAAGTTGGTGGGATGGgtgctttgtttttctaaatgttcaaatatttcattttgtgcGTGTGAAAGGGAAAACACTTTGACGGATCGTTTTTGTCAGATGACACTGGTGGCTCCCCTTTTCTCCCCTCACAGTTTCTTGTTTCGAGTGCTGACTGACCCGTTTCTGAAATGGGCACCGAGCTAAGTCTGTGTGCAGCATTAGTACCCGCTGCCTTAAAACTCAAGTTTacattattcattaaaaaaagtaCATCTAGTGTTGCCTGTAATGCTGGAAACCAATGTATCTACCTTGCTGTGTTAAATCATGACAGTGAGACGGTGAGATGGATTCGTGTTGCACACAACACTCAAAACACTTCATATTGCCCCcacttgtttaaaaataaatgtagttcAAATTGCCACTTTCCAGTATTTTTGAGCTTATTTAATGAGTTCTGGAACATTTATATCTAATCTATATTTTAGATAattactttttatacttttttaactcATGgtatccccactccccacccccacctcatttTTATTTGTCCCTTCTCAAAGCAGCCACTTAGCCCACATGGGCAAAATCAAGTCTCCAGTTATTTCTGCCACAACTGCTTCTAaggcctcctccttctcctcctcctcttcctccttttccttctcctcctcctctcttcccagtGACAGCATCATCGTGCTGTTTGCCTGTATTGGCTATGCCTTCTAACTCCAACTAGTCACTTGAGAATATTCTTTCAAGATTCTAGGCCCcgattcttttctgtttgtttaaatCCCTAAAGCAAAGATCTAATTCTCAGGCAATGTCTGTAGTTCAGTGGGGGTGAACAATGAATATATTCATGCTAGGAATTTGTGTCTGTTGTTGTACTCACAGCAGCAACATGAGTGTAAACAGTAGacaataaacttttatttaagaaaactgaTTCAGTTgtgttggaaaaaaataaagaaatctgaTATTAAACGTTTTCTAAGATCATTTGTATAGGTTCAGTGTATTCATAAGAAGTCCACCCTGAGATGCCTGTAAAAGTCAAATGTAATTACACTTCAAACTTTAATCCTAAATTATTGACAGATAGTGACCAACTTAAGGGTAATCATATATGTGACTAACATTTGGGAGGAAACAGGAAAACAGTGGTCTCAAAACAATATCCCAGTCTCCATTTGAAAGAGCATAGATCTTGGTAAATCATTTTGAAAACTATGTGCTTTATTTCCCAAAAGatcaaacttaatttttaaaagacacccTTTTCAGAAGATGGGTTTTCATTGCTGTTTAGTTTCTTAGGTGTAGTATGTCTTACGTAGCTTATGCTTACAAAGCCAAATAATCGCAGGGCAAGGCAGATAAAGGCAGGCAGGATAGTGACAGTGGCTCGGTGAGCATCCGCCAAGGGCCTCAGACCACTGTTACCATAAAAACATCCACCCAGTGTTATGACGTccgatttttttttcccttaagaagGTGGAAATATGGCTTTTAATACATAGGAAACCTTCAGTTTTTAAATGCAgggcaaataaacatttttaaacagtgCCAGCCAGACTGCCAGTTCTCAAACAGACTTAATTTCCAAAGCACaaccttttcatgtttataaaaaatagaaatggcaTTTAGGGATACATTCTAGGATTTGGCTCTGACTTCTAAGTTGCACTCTTAGGAAGAAGGAGAGGATAAGCTTAGGTCAGCTGCAGAGGTCATTCCCATGGGGAGTGGCTGGGGAGGAACTGGGCTATGTGGAAAGACTGGGCTGCGCCCGTCTACGGATGCCTTCTCTCTTGATTTCAATGATTGATAGCATGTGGCTTTCAGACCTAAGGAAGAGTTAGAGCTTTGGAGAATCACAATGCCTGTGATTGAAATCAGGATTTAAAAAAGGGTTAGAGGCATAGGGGAAGGCTACCATTACAGGAAGTAGTTGGATCTTAATTTTCACATGTATAGGGCTAGACAGCTTCATCTGTAAAGTTCTGTATTTCCATAATTGTTTTATCTTTAGGAAGTCCAGTGTGAAGATCTTACAGTTTCACTCATAAAAATATCCTGGGCTCAGACAGTGAGCCTGTGGACAAACGGAGGCTACTGCAGCATTCTGGCATTAGCACTCTGATTTTATCTGGAGAGCCCTTTCATATGGTTCTCAGGGCCTGGCTTACCCGCTGGAGCCAGGCTAGAAACATGATTTAGGGCTGGATGAGAATCATCCTGAGACTTCCGTGGGGGCCAGACTGGAAAGTCCTGGAAAATCATGGAGCTGCTGGAGGCCCTAAAAGTCAACACAAAAAGAGCTAAACTCACTCAAGAAGCTAAGAAAATGGCCCAGGAACACTGGTAGAACTGCTAGATGACAGGGTTTCAGGCATGGGAACCAGATCAATGTGTACTTCTTGCTGTGAGGTACTCTGTATTGGGTTTCAGGTACTGGCTGATCTTGCTGGTTCTGTTCATGGTTTAACATCAAGATATTACTGCCCCAAACATGTCAGTCTTACGGATTTGTTTTCAGAAACTTCAAGTACTCTTTGAGGTAAGAATAGGAAAAGAGATCCTCAAGCACGTGCAGATGCTTGCGGGATGGACCTGAATTTTCATTAGTCTCCTAGCCTTGGTGTAGTGAATGGAGTCAACCGTTTTCCTTACTTAAAAGCTGGTTCAGCCTCAGTAAATAGGTGAACTGA is from Pan paniscus chromosome 8, NHGRI_mPanPan1-v2.0_pri, whole genome shotgun sequence and encodes:
- the SEC61A2 gene encoding protein transport protein Sec61 subunit alpha, whose product is MGIKFLEVIKPFCAVLPEIQKPERKIQFREKVLWTAITLFIFLVCCQIPLFGIMSSDSADPFYWMRVILASNRGTLMELGISPIVTSGLIMQLLAGAKIIEVGDTPKDRALFNGAQKLFGMIITIGQAIVYVMTGMYGDPAEMGAGICLLIIIQLFVAGLIVLLLDELLQKGYGLGSGISLFIATNICETIVWKAFSPTTINTGRGTEFEGAVIALFHLLATRTDKVRALREAFYRQNLPNLMNLIATVFVFAVVIYFQGFRVDLPIKSARYRGQYSSYPIKLFYTSNIPIILQSALVSNLYVISQMLSVRFSGNFLVNLLGQWADVSGGGPARSYPVGGLCYYLSPPESMGAIFEDPVHVVVYIIFMLGSCAFFSKTWIEVSGSSAKDVAKQLKEQQMVMRGHRDTSMVHELNRYIPTAAAFGGLCIGALSVLADFLGAIGSGTGILLAVTIIYQYFEIFVKEQAEVGGMGALFF